One window of the candidate division KSB1 bacterium genome contains the following:
- a CDS encoding T9SS type A sorting domain-containing protein — MPCKKKLNYPNPFNPQTQIRYHLPSAGPTKLAIFNLMGQEVLALVNGWQDAGVYNVQVDATPLPSGIYFYRLVSNDLHQVRKMVVSK, encoded by the coding sequence ATGCCGTGCAAAAAAAAATTAAATTATCCCAATCCGTTCAACCCGCAAACACAGATTCGCTATCATCTGCCCAGCGCCGGCCCAACCAAACTCGCCATCTTCAACTTGATGGGACAGGAAGTGCTAGCGCTCGTGAATGGCTGGCAGGACGCGGGCGTGTACAACGTTCAAGTCGATGCGACGCCTCTGCCGAGCGGAATTTATTTCTATCGGTTGGTGAGCAACGACTTGCATCAAGTGCGCAAGATGGTCGTGAGCAAGTGA
- a CDS encoding electron transfer flavoprotein-ubiquinone oxidoreductase: MSSTREVLEVDVLFVGAGPASLVGALHLQKLLAANKLDNVSIAIIEKGREVHSHALSGAVFIPRAIRELYPDFDAICNIPKAEVTKDSVYFLTEKKKLKFPITPPPLQNHGCYVLSLQNLVAWLGQKAEEAGLNLFPSFPAAELLYENETVVGVRTRDQGLDKEGKPKANYQPGVDIRAKVTVLGEGPRGTLAKTLIEKKGLQNGRSPQVYAIGVKEVWETSHHRAGEVIHTMGYPLDTRTMGGGFLYFMPDNLISVGLIVGLDYQDPFLDPHHEFQRLKAHPLIREILQSGKMISYGAKTIPEAGLYAMPQMYTDGCLLIGDTAGFQNVMKLKGIHLAMKSGMLAAETIVEALQKNDFSATTLHAYESRFKTSWAYEEMRQGRNFHQAWEHGLIPALFNAGLQFLTGGWGFKERKHFAAGHTRLRKIADYYGGQKPDEKYADLKFDRQLTVDKVTDVFNAYNLHDENQPTHLLIADYDICNNRCVVEYGNPCRHFCPANVYEMVQGGHGKPELHLNPSNCVHCKTCDIMDPYQIITWVTPEGGSGPNYRNL, encoded by the coding sequence ATGTCTTCGACGCGCGAAGTTCTTGAAGTTGATGTGCTCTTTGTCGGCGCCGGCCCGGCGAGTTTGGTTGGCGCCTTGCATTTGCAAAAGCTGCTGGCGGCCAACAAGTTGGACAATGTCTCCATTGCCATCATCGAGAAGGGCAGGGAGGTGCATTCGCATGCGCTTTCCGGCGCGGTGTTTATTCCGCGGGCGATTCGGGAATTGTATCCGGATTTTGATGCAATCTGCAACATTCCCAAAGCCGAGGTGACGAAGGACTCGGTTTACTTCCTCACAGAGAAAAAGAAACTAAAATTCCCGATCACGCCGCCGCCGTTGCAAAATCACGGCTGTTACGTGCTCTCGCTGCAAAATCTCGTCGCGTGGCTCGGGCAAAAAGCGGAGGAGGCCGGCCTCAATCTCTTTCCGTCATTTCCGGCAGCGGAATTGTTGTATGAAAATGAAACCGTTGTCGGCGTGCGCACGCGTGACCAAGGCCTGGATAAAGAAGGTAAGCCGAAGGCGAATTACCAGCCCGGCGTCGATATTCGCGCCAAAGTGACCGTGCTCGGCGAAGGCCCGCGCGGCACGCTGGCGAAAACACTGATTGAGAAAAAAGGCCTGCAAAACGGCAGAAGCCCGCAGGTTTATGCCATCGGCGTGAAAGAAGTGTGGGAAACGAGCCACCATCGCGCCGGTGAGGTGATTCACACGATGGGCTATCCGCTCGACACGCGCACCATGGGCGGCGGCTTTCTTTATTTCATGCCGGACAATTTGATTTCCGTCGGCTTGATCGTCGGCCTCGATTATCAAGACCCGTTTCTCGATCCGCATCACGAGTTCCAGCGCCTCAAGGCGCATCCCCTGATTCGCGAGATTTTGCAAAGCGGCAAAATGATTAGCTACGGTGCGAAGACGATTCCCGAGGCCGGCTTGTATGCGATGCCGCAAATGTACACCGACGGCTGCCTGCTCATCGGCGACACCGCGGGATTTCAAAATGTGATGAAATTGAAAGGCATCCACCTCGCGATGAAAAGCGGCATGTTGGCCGCCGAAACCATTGTCGAAGCGCTGCAGAAGAACGATTTCTCCGCAACAACGTTACACGCTTACGAATCACGTTTTAAAACCAGTTGGGCGTATGAAGAGATGCGCCAGGGCCGCAATTTTCATCAAGCTTGGGAACACGGCCTGATTCCCGCGCTGTTCAATGCCGGCCTGCAATTTTTGACCGGCGGCTGGGGCTTCAAAGAGCGCAAGCATTTTGCCGCCGGCCACACGCGCCTGCGCAAGATTGCCGATTACTATGGCGGTCAAAAACCGGACGAAAAATATGCCGATCTGAAATTCGACCGCCAATTAACTGTCGATAAAGTGACGGACGTTTTCAACGCCTACAATTTGCACGACGAAAATCAACCCACGCATCTGCTGATCGCCGATTATGACATTTGCAACAACCGCTGTGTCGTCGAATACGGCAACCCATGCCGGCACTTTTGTCCGGCGAATGTTTATGAAATGGTGCAAGGCGGACACGGCAAGCCGGAATTGCATTTGAATCCGTCGAATTGTGTGCATTGCAAGACCTGCGACATCATGGATCCGTATCAAATCATCACGTGGGTGACGCCGGAGGGAGGGAGCGGGCCGAATTATCGGAATTTGTAA
- the rnhA gene encoding ribonuclease HI, whose amino-acid sequence MHEVTIYTDGASLGNPGPGGYGVVLMHGTHRKELSGGFRKTTNNRMELMAVIVGLQALKAKCKVTIYSDSKYVVESYTEGWAQRWRAKGWKKAKNPDLWKKLLELCEQHEVKFEWVRGHAGNRENERCDFLSVQAAQQEDLPADSGYEQQ is encoded by the coding sequence ATGCATGAAGTCACCATCTACACCGATGGCGCCAGCCTCGGCAACCCCGGCCCTGGCGGTTACGGTGTGGTTTTGATGCACGGAACGCATCGCAAGGAGTTGTCCGGCGGGTTTCGGAAAACGACGAATAATCGGATGGAATTGATGGCGGTGATCGTCGGTTTGCAGGCACTCAAAGCTAAATGCAAAGTGACGATCTATTCGGATTCGAAGTACGTGGTTGAAAGTTACACCGAAGGGTGGGCGCAGCGCTGGCGGGCCAAAGGCTGGAAGAAAGCCAAGAATCCGGATTTGTGGAAAAAATTGCTGGAACTGTGCGAGCAGCACGAAGTCAAATTTGAATGGGTGCGTGGCCACGCCGGCAATCGCGAAAATGAACGTTGCGATTTTTTATCGGTGCAAGCGGCGCAACAAGAAGATTTGCCGGCGGATTCGGGTTATGAGCAGCAATAG
- a CDS encoding NADH-quinone oxidoreductase subunit D, with product MSTFGALGNIFKKQRFYFEGDGEMVVDLDPTAALDQRRDELIKARQTGNFPGDEMIVNMGPQHPSTHGVLRLELVLDGEIVKKVTPHIGYLHRNFEKHAENVGFNEVIPYTDRLDYLAAMNMNHGYCLAVEKLLGIKELPKKVEYIRVICAEFQRIASHLMAIGTFGLDVGAVTPFLWAFRDRERILDLFEWLSGARMLYNYIWIGGLARDMPSGWIKKATEFLDEFERNMGEFNRLLSGNHIFIKRTADVGVLPPEVAINCGATGPVLRGSGIKWDCRKDEPYSIYPQFEFDIPVGEGRYGPIGSAFDRYFVRIREIEEAVKILRQALPQCPEQGDVKEAIPRRMKPAAGAECYVRSEAPRGEIGFYIRSNGTDIADRVRCRSSCFVHVSLLDEISRGCMVADMIINIGSIDIVLGEVDR from the coding sequence ATGTCCACATTCGGCGCCCTCGGCAATATTTTCAAGAAACAGCGATTTTATTTTGAAGGCGATGGCGAGATGGTCGTCGATCTCGACCCCACCGCCGCATTGGATCAACGCCGTGATGAGCTGATCAAAGCGCGGCAAACCGGCAACTTCCCCGGCGACGAGATGATCGTCAACATGGGGCCGCAACATCCCTCGACGCACGGCGTGTTGCGCCTCGAGCTGGTGCTCGATGGTGAGATCGTCAAAAAGGTCACACCGCACATCGGCTACTTGCACCGCAATTTCGAGAAGCACGCCGAGAATGTCGGTTTCAACGAAGTCATTCCCTACACCGACCGGCTCGATTATCTCGCGGCCATGAACATGAATCATGGCTATTGCCTCGCCGTCGAGAAATTGCTCGGCATCAAAGAACTGCCCAAGAAGGTCGAATACATTCGCGTCATCTGCGCCGAGTTTCAGCGCATCGCCAGCCACTTGATGGCCATCGGCACCTTCGGCCTCGATGTCGGCGCGGTTACCCCGTTCCTGTGGGCTTTCCGCGACCGCGAGCGCATTCTCGATTTGTTCGAGTGGCTCTCCGGTGCGCGCATGTTGTACAACTACATTTGGATCGGCGGACTCGCGCGTGACATGCCGTCCGGTTGGATTAAGAAAGCGACCGAGTTTCTCGATGAATTCGAGCGCAACATGGGAGAGTTCAACCGCCTGCTCTCCGGCAATCATATTTTCATCAAACGCACCGCCGATGTTGGCGTTCTGCCGCCGGAAGTGGCGATCAACTGCGGCGCGACCGGTCCGGTGCTGCGCGGCTCCGGCATCAAATGGGATTGCCGCAAAGATGAGCCGTATTCTATTTATCCACAATTCGAATTCGACATTCCGGTGGGTGAAGGGCGTTACGGCCCCATCGGCTCGGCGTTTGATCGCTATTTCGTCCGCATTCGTGAAATCGAGGAAGCCGTCAAAATTCTGCGCCAGGCGTTGCCGCAATGTCCGGAGCAAGGTGATGTGAAAGAGGCGATTCCGCGGCGCATGAAACCCGCCGCCGGCGCCGAGTGCTACGTCCGCAGTGAGGCACCCCGCGGTGAGATCGGCTTTTACATTCGCTCCAACGGCACCGACATTGCCGACCGCGTCCGCTGCCGCTCCTCGTGCTTCGTCCACGTGAGTTTGCTCGACGAAATCAGCCGCGGCTGCATGGTGGCGGACATGATCATCAACATCGGCAGCATCGATATTGTTTTGGGAGAGGTCGATAGGTAA
- a CDS encoding DUF433 domain-containing protein, producing MVADPNICHGKPTFRGTRIMVWQVPDQLANGMSWDTIVKLATRSGERNAG from the coding sequence ATCGTTGCTGATCCGAACATTTGCCACGGCAAACCAACTTTTCGTGGCACGCGGATTATGGTTTGGCAAGTTCCTGATCAATTGGCCAACGGGATGTCATGGGATACCATCGTCAAATTGGCTACGAGATCGGGCGAAAGGAATGCAGGATAA
- a CDS encoding type II toxin-antitoxin system HicB family antitoxin, whose product MNNTQVLTLRMPAELKVRLEREAKHQGVSLNQLANYMLNIQITQLEMVSMLESRLNRKSISSLKRRVSNILKKVPSRSVQEWDVVK is encoded by the coding sequence ATGAATAACACCCAAGTCTTGACTTTACGAATGCCGGCCGAATTGAAGGTGAGGCTGGAACGAGAAGCGAAACATCAGGGGGTATCATTGAATCAATTGGCCAATTATATGCTTAATATTCAGATAACCCAGCTTGAAATGGTCTCGATGCTGGAATCCAGGCTTAACCGAAAATCTATTTCAAGCTTGAAGAGAAGGGTCAGCAACATATTGAAGAAAGTCCCGAGCAGATCAGTTCAGGAATGGGATGTGGTCAAATGA
- a CDS encoding sigma 54-interacting transcriptional regulator, with amino-acid sequence MDESIFITSLQPLIVTESPEAEVRLSKDDLRKLFALATKYRTLYDVGKLVASEMETDALLRLAMDKVIEVTRAQRGFIALVENKNKLDFKVARNIEKGDIDQPHFQVSRSVIEKVMANGETICLRDAMADATFGGAESVMRLQLLSVLCTPIKIEARVAGVIYVDNSNVKQLFDETVADLLTAFAEQIAIALKNAYVFSDLKKSHQQLANELRANYKFDNIIGSGPAMTKILQLVAQVADTDTTVLIQGENGTGKELIARALHYNSSRKDKPFVVVNCGAIPETLIESELFGHEKGAFTGAINRKQGKFELADGGTVFLDEIGEMSPAMQVKLLRVLQDGTFSPVGSAAETQCDVRVIAATNRELKKMLAEKTFREDLYYRLNVINLAVPPLRERREDLLLLVAHFLKKHGKANQSLRLSKAAEQTLLDYDYPGNVRQLENIIQRAVILCKGEMIEAHHLPEDLQAAGIYHEANPQAPATFQERKQRVIEKFERDELSRILTQTGGKVRESARIAGMDVKNFSEKLQRYGMKAEEYKR; translated from the coding sequence ATGGACGAATCCATTTTCATCACCAGCCTTCAACCCCTTATCGTTACTGAGTCACCCGAGGCCGAAGTGCGCCTCTCGAAAGATGACTTGAGAAAACTTTTCGCCCTCGCCACCAAATACCGCACCCTGTACGATGTCGGCAAGCTCGTGGCTTCGGAAATGGAGACCGACGCGTTGTTGCGATTGGCGATGGACAAGGTGATCGAAGTCACGCGCGCGCAGCGGGGCTTCATTGCTTTGGTGGAAAATAAGAACAAGCTCGATTTCAAAGTCGCGCGCAACATTGAAAAAGGCGACATCGACCAGCCGCACTTTCAGGTGAGCCGCAGCGTGATTGAGAAAGTGATGGCGAATGGCGAGACGATCTGCTTGCGCGATGCGATGGCCGACGCCACCTTCGGCGGCGCGGAGAGCGTGATGCGCCTGCAACTGCTGTCGGTGTTGTGTACGCCGATCAAAATTGAAGCTCGCGTGGCCGGCGTGATTTATGTGGACAACTCCAATGTCAAACAGCTGTTTGATGAGACGGTTGCTGATTTGCTCACGGCATTTGCGGAGCAGATTGCGATTGCGCTCAAAAACGCGTATGTCTTCTCCGATCTCAAAAAGTCGCATCAGCAATTGGCCAACGAGCTGCGGGCGAACTATAAATTTGATAACATCATCGGCTCCGGTCCGGCGATGACGAAAATTCTTCAGCTCGTCGCGCAAGTCGCGGATACCGACACGACGGTTCTCATTCAAGGCGAGAACGGCACGGGCAAAGAATTGATCGCGCGGGCGCTGCACTATAACAGCAGCCGCAAAGATAAGCCGTTCGTCGTGGTCAATTGCGGCGCGATTCCGGAGACGCTGATCGAGTCGGAATTGTTTGGCCACGAGAAAGGCGCGTTCACCGGCGCGATCAATCGCAAGCAGGGCAAATTCGAGTTGGCCGATGGCGGGACGGTTTTTTTGGATGAGATCGGCGAGATGTCGCCGGCGATGCAGGTGAAATTATTGCGCGTATTACAGGACGGCACGTTTTCGCCGGTGGGCAGCGCCGCCGAAACGCAATGTGACGTGCGCGTGATCGCGGCCACCAATCGCGAGCTCAAAAAAATGCTCGCGGAGAAAACTTTCCGCGAGGATCTTTATTATCGCCTCAACGTGATCAATTTGGCCGTGCCGCCGCTGCGCGAGCGCCGCGAAGATTTGTTGCTGCTCGTCGCGCACTTTCTTAAAAAGCACGGCAAGGCCAATCAATCTTTGCGTCTCTCAAAAGCGGCGGAGCAAACTTTGCTCGATTATGATTATCCGGGCAACGTGCGCCAACTCGAAAACATTATTCAGCGCGCGGTGATTTTGTGCAAAGGCGAGATGATCGAGGCGCATCATTTGCCGGAAGATTTGCAAGCCGCCGGCATTTACCACGAGGCTAATCCGCAAGCGCCGGCGACTTTTCAGGAGCGCAAGCAACGCGTGATTGAAAAATTCGAGCGCGACGAATTGAGCCGCATTTTAACCCAAACAGGCGGCAAAGTCCGCGAGTCCGCCCGAATTGCGGGGATGGATGTAAAAAACTTTTCGGAGAAACTGCAAAGATACGGCATGAAAGCGGAGGAGTACAAAAGATAA
- a CDS encoding type II toxin-antitoxin system HicB family antitoxin: protein MRFKVILEPSDEGGFTVYVPSLPGCISEGDTGEQALKNIQEAIELYLEPVEDDWILEENAVVQEVEL from the coding sequence ATGCGTTTCAAAGTTATTCTCGAACCGAGTGATGAAGGTGGATTCACCGTTTATGTTCCTTCGCTTCCCGGTTGCATTAGCGAGGGCGACACGGGTGAACAGGCGCTGAAAAATATTCAAGAAGCGATTGAGTTGTATCTCGAGCCCGTTGAAGATGATTGGATACTGGAAGAAAACGCCGTTGTACAGGAGGTTGAGCTGTGA
- a CDS encoding T9SS type A sorting domain-containing protein, with translation MRYRVLIFSAFFLCAILGRPTATALRPSRHASTLMNAAIDTTLFTLIDAKLIGVFESAGAWGDYDNDGDLDILLAGLTGLAASDSAIAVIYRNNGSQAFELAAHLFTVQPAAPRSKISAAWGDYDHDDDLDVLLAGFGMAKVYRNDDGVFIDSNAELSGVNHGSASWGDYDNDGDLDILLAGESDNFPIAKIYQNDGGSFTEAFVFPVGFSFSSTSWGDYDNDGDLDILICGSTGAKPLSQIFRNEGGYFAEADTLLGVSAGSAAWGDYDHDGDLDVFLAGLTEDAHPIAKLYKNDAGNFSETDSLAEGLANSSAAWGDFDNDGKLDLLVAGNTRAQTLTQIYRNVSANHRPVFALADSLAGANFGAVAWGDEDNDGDLDILLAGLSRGPATKIYRNNAKKANTLPAAPANLSADISRDSVVVLSWDQAADGETPPASLTYNLRVGATPSGQEIMAPMAEATTGYRRLPQFGNATHANFRWFVGLPEGLYYWSVQALDQAFAGSEFAPEASFVVDYQAPKILSVNAPATADLGTAIFVSANVTDNIAVQEVWLLYREGGRVVYDSTAMAFNANQLVYQAAIPKAVAKIRGVEFNIAAGDVAYNRKTLGWRSVQIKLRDRDLRKNHLGGSAQDAYRLISVPLASDDPAVNSILLPDLGAPDTTEWRMWAINPSRATSLFPYIEYPAVGNLAAGKAKFLITLENKTLTSGAGVTVKTTEPFAIPLQEGWNMIASPFNFAIPRQNIKPQELQASLYAYHGSWQAAPDSLRPWEGYMIKAPAQTTLTILPSESIFNPPSEIAKTAIGTGWQIRLTAACERARDHDNYLGVANDAAMEWDPHERFEPPPIGEFVMLAFPHRDWKRNADVYTTDFHPPSAEGQIWNFTVDTNISGKPVTLRFDDLASVPDEFEARLVDVSLQLSQNLRREPKYVYRSANNGGKKVFRLLIGKSSFMVEHGAAVAAIPATYELAQNFPNPFNSSTSIKFGLPEKSRITLKIYNLLGKEVATVLDNVEREAGYHATVWEGTDRNGEAMPSGIYLYRLEMSGTILIKKMTLIK, from the coding sequence ATGAGATATCGAGTGCTTATCTTCAGCGCGTTTTTTTTGTGCGCCATCTTGGGCCGCCCGACTGCAACCGCGCTCCGACCATCGCGCCACGCCAGCACTTTGATGAACGCCGCCATTGACACCACGCTCTTCACCCTGATCGACGCGAAGCTGATCGGCGTGTTCGAGAGCGCCGGCGCGTGGGGCGATTACGACAACGACGGTGATTTGGATATTTTGTTGGCCGGCCTCACCGGCTTGGCCGCTTCCGACAGCGCCATTGCCGTGATCTATCGCAATAACGGCAGCCAGGCTTTCGAGCTGGCGGCGCATTTATTCACCGTCCAGCCGGCGGCGCCGCGATCAAAAATTTCGGCGGCCTGGGGCGATTATGATCACGACGACGATTTGGATGTTTTGCTCGCCGGTTTTGGCATGGCAAAAGTTTATCGCAATGACGACGGCGTTTTCATTGACAGCAACGCCGAATTATCCGGCGTCAATCACGGCTCGGCGTCGTGGGGTGATTATGACAACGACGGCGATTTGGATATTTTATTGGCCGGCGAAAGCGATAATTTCCCCATCGCCAAAATTTATCAAAATGACGGCGGCAGCTTTACCGAAGCTTTCGTCTTTCCGGTTGGATTTTCTTTCAGCTCGACAAGCTGGGGTGATTATGACAACGACGGCGATTTGGATATTTTGATCTGCGGCTCGACCGGCGCCAAACCGTTGTCGCAAATTTTTCGCAACGAGGGCGGCTATTTTGCGGAAGCCGACACGTTGCTAGGCGTGAGCGCCGGTTCCGCGGCCTGGGGTGATTACGATCATGATGGGGATCTCGATGTTTTTCTGGCCGGTTTAACCGAAGACGCACATCCCATTGCCAAGCTTTATAAAAATGATGCGGGAAATTTCTCGGAGACGGATTCGTTGGCAGAGGGTCTCGCCAACAGTTCGGCAGCGTGGGGCGATTTTGACAACGATGGCAAATTGGATTTGCTGGTTGCCGGCAATACCCGCGCGCAGACTTTAACCCAAATTTATCGCAATGTGAGCGCCAACCATCGCCCCGTTTTCGCATTGGCCGATTCACTCGCGGGCGCAAACTTCGGTGCCGTGGCCTGGGGTGATGAAGACAACGACGGCGATTTGGATATTTTATTGGCCGGCCTCTCGCGCGGCCCGGCCACTAAAATTTATCGGAACAATGCCAAAAAAGCGAATACACTTCCCGCCGCGCCCGCCAATCTCAGCGCCGACATTTCCCGCGATTCCGTCGTCGTTTTAAGCTGGGACCAAGCCGCCGATGGCGAAACCCCGCCGGCGAGTCTCACTTACAATTTGCGGGTGGGCGCAACGCCGAGCGGCCAGGAAATCATGGCGCCGATGGCCGAGGCGACAACCGGTTATCGGCGCCTGCCGCAATTTGGCAATGCCACGCACGCCAATTTTCGTTGGTTCGTTGGATTGCCGGAAGGGTTGTATTATTGGAGCGTGCAAGCCCTCGATCAAGCTTTTGCCGGCTCAGAGTTCGCGCCGGAAGCGAGCTTTGTTGTCGATTACCAGGCGCCAAAAATTTTGAGCGTGAATGCGCCGGCAACCGCCGATTTGGGAACAGCCATTTTCGTTTCGGCCAATGTCACCGATAATATTGCGGTGCAGGAAGTTTGGCTGCTGTATCGCGAAGGCGGACGAGTTGTCTATGATTCGACGGCGATGGCGTTCAATGCCAATCAATTGGTCTATCAAGCTGCCATTCCTAAAGCGGTGGCAAAAATTCGCGGCGTTGAATTCAATATCGCCGCCGGCGACGTTGCATACAATCGCAAAACGCTCGGTTGGCGATCGGTGCAAATTAAATTGCGCGACCGCGATTTGCGCAAAAATCATCTCGGCGGCTCGGCGCAAGACGCTTATCGTTTGATTTCGGTTCCACTCGCCAGCGACGATCCAGCGGTCAACTCGATATTGCTGCCGGATTTGGGCGCGCCCGACACCACGGAATGGCGCATGTGGGCGATTAATCCGTCACGCGCGACTTCGCTTTTTCCATATATCGAATATCCGGCGGTCGGCAATCTCGCCGCCGGCAAAGCGAAATTTCTTATCACACTCGAAAACAAAACGCTCACGAGCGGCGCCGGCGTCACGGTGAAAACCACCGAGCCTTTTGCCATCCCGTTGCAAGAAGGCTGGAACATGATTGCGAGCCCATTCAATTTCGCGATCCCGCGACAAAATATAAAACCGCAGGAATTGCAAGCGAGCCTTTACGCTTACCATGGCAGTTGGCAAGCGGCGCCCGATTCGTTGCGACCGTGGGAAGGTTATATGATCAAAGCGCCGGCGCAAACGACGTTAACGATTTTGCCTTCGGAAAGTATTTTTAATCCGCCATCCGAAATTGCGAAAACCGCAATCGGGACAGGTTGGCAAATTCGCCTGACGGCGGCGTGTGAACGCGCGCGCGATCACGATAACTACCTCGGTGTCGCCAACGATGCCGCGATGGAATGGGATCCTCATGAACGCTTCGAGCCGCCGCCCATCGGCGAGTTTGTGATGCTCGCCTTTCCACACCGCGATTGGAAACGCAATGCCGACGTTTACACTACGGACTTTCATCCGCCGTCCGCCGAGGGACAAATTTGGAATTTCACCGTCGACACCAACATTTCCGGCAAACCGGTCACGCTGCGTTTCGATGATCTTGCTTCCGTGCCGGATGAATTCGAAGCGCGGCTTGTAGATGTGAGCCTGCAATTATCGCAGAATTTGCGCCGTGAGCCGAAATATGTTTATCGCTCCGCCAATAACGGCGGCAAAAAAGTTTTTCGTTTGCTCATCGGCAAATCTTCTTTTATGGTGGAACATGGTGCGGCTGTCGCCGCGATTCCGGCGACTTATGAATTGGCGCAAAATTTTCCCAATCCGTTTAACTCTTCGACTTCGATCAAATTTGGCCTGCCTGAGAAAAGCCGCATCACTTTGAAGATTTATAATTTGCTGGGAAAAGAAGTCGCGACGGTATTGGACAACGTTGAGCGAGAAGCCGGCTACCACGCAACGGTTTGGGAAGGCACGGATCGCAACGGCGAGGCGATGCCGAGCGGCATTTACCTGTATCGTTTGGAAATGAGCGGAACGATTTTAATAAAGAAAATGACTTTAATAAAATAA